From Aricia agestis chromosome 1, ilAriAges1.1, whole genome shotgun sequence:
GACTTTACTCGACTCGACTCCGGGACATTTTATTATGTTGGGCATGAGATAGAAATGTGTAACGTGCGTGATTGTGGCTTTCAGTATGTTAAATGTTTCCTGTAATTCCTAGCAGAGGTCAGAGGAAAAACGCTTTTGATTATTGTTAGTCTCGTTTCCTTTACTTTTGTACAGATGCTACTTAttggtttatataatatttattttatactaacgGTGAATGCCTTTatgtaattgtttttattattataaggatATAGGTATGTAGAAATGTAGATAACCTCGTAGTGACTTTTCATGCGTTTAACAAATTTTCTATAAATTTtgctttttctttttaaaatttatatcgaCAAACAAATGTTTCTATCCATATTTTTACGTAGCGTTAGAAATGTACAATTATATTTGTGTGGTAATATTATTCAAGAACCAAAATCACTTTATAGGCTACcagttttaacattttatacCAATCCTTGTATTTGAGTGtacttaattcttattattGTAGATTTTGTCAAaggaaataaaattatgttcatTAGCACTCTCGCGTTTCATTCTAACTATTAAAGGACCGGGTAGGGAACAAAAACATGTCATATAATACAAATCATTTATTATTAGATAGACACAGTTCCCATCGCTTATCAGAAACAATGTACAAAGCTATAGTAGTAATATCAAATATAAACAATATGCACCCTTCGATTACTGCAAGCCTTGTTTGAGGATACAGGATTATAATTGAGCGCTTTACTTTCTGCAGCTAATACATAGATTAAAAAACATAATGCATCGTTTAATATTTACTACACGAGAAAATGCGGCATAAAAATACGGAAGCATAGCGAATTGTGTGCGAGCGCAGTACGTCACCGTGCGGCGAGCGAGCCGCGCCCGCCATCGCGCCCGCCACCGCGCCCGCCATCGCGCCCGCGCGCGCTCGACAGGGTTGCTCGCACGATGGTGATGGTACCAGTGGGACTAGAGATTTGATTTAACATTGAAATGTTTTCCTTGGGTTACAGTGTCTCTCGTTTGTAACAAGCCCTTACACAAAATGCTTACTTGTaattacatatataattatgttttatatcGTTACAGTAATTTCATTACGTGGTTACAACTATATTTCTTATCAAGCAGCTGTACGCGCGGTATGAATTCATGATTTGTATGTTTCCACAGTTAATTTAGGTTACGCGAAATGTTCAATTCGTTTTGGGGTGTCAGTGCTTGAaaagaaatcttaaaaaaatctcTATACATCACGCTTCGAAGACCACCGAGCATAGCGGAATATGTGCTCCGTTGCGAAAGTCGATAAaagcaattttttattaaaatacaaaattccAACCATTTTACAGAAACAATTACTTCCCGATGTAGGTgagcatataaaaatattccaaAGTCAGCAAAGTAATCACATCTGTGAATGGTTACCGCATCAAAACGATGACGTGATAATTCATCAAATATCAAAAACAAATTATCGGTCCTTATCACTTTTATAGAATATACAAAATGCAGTTACTTATTTCCCTGTGGAAAAAATATCTTATTCTTATGATCACGGCGCGTTTCGATCTGTGGACAAAACATATCTTTTTCATAATGCTGTTTAAAATACCTAAGTCACAGTATTagggtaaatattgtaatactgtgccTAAGTGTAATGATGTCTATTAGATAAAAACTTGCatggttttataatttaatcgcCTTGAAACTAGTAATGTAACTTCGAAACtagtaatttaaattgtattattttagtTCAATAAAGGTATTATGTAACTAAACTAAAGACGACAATCAAAAGTACCTACATactataattttgaaaaaaaaactatagacAGAACTTACCTTTAATAACCACAGTTCACTAAATAGTCTCCTAGCTTCTCCACTACTGATGCCGCCTGCTGGGGTTGGATGGGTTCTTCGTACAGCGAGATAACAACcgctaaaacaaaacaaaattattataatcgtgAGACTCTTCATCACAGAATGGTAACACTATGGATAAGGCTAGACGATTTTGTGGATGGGAAGGTAAGAAAGGTGTATTTGTGTGAATTAAACAGAATTTTTATTCGGCTGGTGTATTGTGAAAATCACATGGTTTGGTtagattgtactatcagagaaattgattcctatgcaaatcggggacctaagtagtttggttgcgttacgtcaaacccagctgacagatcacaattaaccataaacctataaccctataatgctaaagaccaacaaagagtgcgagagagaagaaaatcctttatggaattataacaagatgaaaagagagaggcagtctaatgaaaattgtaaccacttttatttgacaggtcgtcaaaagtcgtcagtcgtttttatgccctttcggtatttccaatatattgttcaatttgtttgttatttttaataattattattatatttaaaagtagtgacttgtgctgtaagtgtttgcagtgtaaatcataagaataatcctgaaaaatatacatttcacaggtaattaatcttcatgtcctaattgctacgatgtgtttatttttactatattctgtctttagttctctatttcaaataaaatattgtgaatcctcccttttactttcatattttgtgtaactaaaggtacttactattgttcttatattacacaaatttgaagaaaaatttttcaacaaaattttttacatacacgctagtgcttgaatcaaatttatcgatatgcttatcgatattttacaataacattaaactaaaataaaaatcatttacctttatatttatcaccttaagcccggccgcacattatccgaaatttctgatcagaaaaattcggacgcccggcggtacgcactctgttcatacattttgttgtagacccatcatactaaaagaatttgtatgagcggggcggggcgtccgaatttttgtgatcagaaattcggataatgtgcggccggacaaaaaggacatattatcttattttaactaatataatatagtatagtataatatagctaatataatataactactataatacagagtgactctaaaactagagaaatatttatatttatatatcataatcatattttgttttacagattccctcaagatcctctaataagaggaaaatggctgaaattaattgggcgtgttgtttggaatcccaagaaaaattcaataatatgtagcaaacatttcactgaaaatttttaaagcattgcaaacaccaccaccacacaagcaatgcaagttcttgcatgcgagtgtacgcataggcagtgtgggaggagggaggtgctgtacgcatgcctatgcgtacactcacatATTTACtcaaaggtggaagttgttttcgcggaatattgctaaaaataataacaaactaaatttaaactatggatttccgcaaagtaacgcctgattccattaactagaataaatactattttagttaaaggagctatcccaactttatttgtaccagtaagtttgacatactgttgcacttgttactgaagcaattattaaaaataagcaattataagcaattattgctttttagtttatttaagattatacttaaatgaactaaaaagtattttgaagtcggtaccagtcctaagtatataagttgcagttatacatATTccgtcagagaactggcgattaggtaacctggtaccgattgcaaaataatgaagattgagaacagaattaatactgagtacagtataagaattatttaatactttttagttcatttaagtacaatattacaattgtcattaccttggaagtcggttttaattttttatttaaaaataataattttactctttttagctgtccttaaggttttctatacttacagttggtgttttaaaaaatcaaaatcaaatttgctttatttctgaacaaatctaaaataaaatatattttcagaatacatggtgcctaccaccggttcggaaactaagccgacgagaagaaccggcgtaagaaactcgcacggggcccactttttaccaaaacaagtgagaaaaaaataatcttttaaaataaaatttacaatgctgtaactaaaaattatacaatgtaaacataaatagatacatattaataattgtaagtcatgtagaagtagtcttgcaagcagtcattcagcattctactcccaagatgtgccatcatttatgaaatcattttggctttggcacaaaacgttctttgactacttttttaaatttattaatcgaaagattttgaacgttttctgggaccataatatgttcccatttgaatatcatgGAGTCatctcgatttctcatggtttccatcaccagaccacctacctactcggaacaatacaatgtacaacaaaagaaaatatttgaaaatcggttcacaaacggcggagtaatcattgaacatacataaaaaatatatcctcaGCCGAatgtctagactcctcctgtttggaagtcggttaaaaataattactcggaacaatacaatgtacaacaaaagaaaatatttgaaaatcggttcacaaacggcggagtaatcattgaacatacataaaaaatatatcctcaGCCGAatgtctagactcctcctgtttggaagtcggttaaaaataattgtaatataaaataatatgatattttatgatatgtatttaatttaagaataaaatataatatactatgtgtgttgtttactttcaatgtaagggctgatttaccagatatattttacctgagtaatacataagtaactttataattatgtgatatgtgtatattatttacccctataagaacctcatgtcataacatatccgacgattgaaaaatcattccaaaagaaaatgtgtatctacttttcaatagtcacctttttttgccaattaaaatttatgatacctaatttgaaatacaaatctgtcaaagttgcatattatttatttcttatagaaactcaggtaaaataactcgaacggactaaactatcgatagcaaaatactatactatcgatagtaaaatatacatcactagcacacgcacacattgacagatcgaaaatggtcacgcattttcgggttgacaggtggtctatacgacagtatatattaagtctatgcaattaacattgaattgacatattcgactaaataatgttggtctgtcaattgcataggaatcaacttcctcgatggtacatcaaaATCCTCGAGCAGAGGCAGCAAACATTGCAGCTATGGTAACACTAATTACGACATATTTTATAGAATcccattattaaattattatatctcaatgctgattaataataattaacaatcaTTTGGTTTCTGgataaagattttttcaaatcagtTTCACAAATCAGGACAGGtttaagaacaaaatattaagAATGATTTTGATAGAAGAAGAGCGATAAGTTAATCCAAAGACATACCTTGTTGCGTCTTCATGCAGTGCACACCAACTTTGCCAAGTTTCGCACGTATGATGCGGTCCGTACCACTGAGGTAGATGTACCGTGATCCTGCTATCGTCACACCTCCACTTGTGAGGAGTGATTCATTTTCAAAGCCGGCCACTATTTTTGCTACCTCTTCTTTTGAAATCTGACAACAAAGATTTTCAACAGATTAGTATAAAGAAAAATTAAGTAGATTAGTATTTTTGCTTTATGCTATAAAACATTGGCatcaaatttttatttccaCAACAagagaaatacacaatctgtgaaaatttcagaagtctaacaatagtggtttttgagatacagcctggagacagacagacagaagaacagacattgaagtctcagtaatagggttccgtttttacccttcgggtatggaaccctaaaaacaccaAATTCATACATCCATCCTCTAAAATATTTAGAGTTATAAGTAAGTTTAAagttataaagttataatattatataaacaacagcagggcagttccatgtaaaagtctaccataaactaagaaaataaatacctgatttatatttgaaaaatacttaattatagtcacaacaTTATGGCACTATGTtatttctaagcattacttttttagcaaagctgccatttatgagatgatgtcgttagctcggctgagtgtggttaggtgtgatgaagttctgacttagttttcacattatgtattttaaattcttgtcatattttgttacacactgattgttcaaacaattaaataccgatatagcttttgagattcgagaaaattcatttttataaagattataataggcTTGTAAGATCACAGTGTCGAGTTATAGTGTTGGTCacataaaaaacattatttttgtcttttaacTACAGTgaaattacttttacatcaatAAAATCAGAAACTTTCCTACGTGACGACTGACGGCGTTtaaataaaatccaaaattttgcgatgtctggaaatgggaagcaattgtcacaaaaatctgGCAGTAGAATATGAGATTCTtacagatatcgcaagaaaataagataaaattattgagctttatgttttattaaggtaaggtagacctgcagaactggaaaccttctaaagtaatagcgaccgaaactccatagtgtctGGTCGTTCTTATCATACCTCTATTTAAGTTAgaaaatttttagcttaaaaaaaatacgaaagtcTGCCTATCGCTTGCTCTTGGGAGTTGGGTTATTATGCAAATAGTTTTTGAGAAGATTTCGTGttgaattattttttgaaaaattattagtgatttcgtttttgtgatgtttaagttcaaaaaaagcattttattgAATTAACTTATTACTGAtttgcttttatataattttagagttCATATTGTACATGCtgagatacataaattttaaggtTTCATGTAAAACTACCGATTTTTAACTGCacaaagtgagtgtagtgtcggccacgttttgggctgtagtgtcagtcacaatttcttttgctaataaatatttttttaaataacttacaggttataggtagccattttttttatagtttgtttcatgaactttcgataaaaatacaaagtagagttatttagcacacagagaggaagattattggtgttcacaaacactctcggaaatgtttatacgtgggagagccatgcttcggcacgaatgggccggcttgaccggagaaatatcacgttctcacagaaaaccgtcgtgaaacagcgcttgcgctgtgtttcgccgagtgagtgagtttaccggaggcccaatcccctactgtattcccttcccttcccttccctaccctcccctattaccctattcccttttaaaaggccggcaacgcacctgcagctcttctgatgctgcgagtatccatgagcgacggaagttgatttccatcaggtgacccgtttgctcgtttgcccccttatttcataaaaaaagaaaaaaaactacttCCTTTGCATGTAGTGTCAGTCACatttatgtttgactaaataaatgctatttgaaaacaacagtgtaTACCATTTTTTCTACATAACTTGTTTAATCTGCTACAAAGTcatcttaaaatttatattaacaacatgatagtaaccataataatatatgacaaaataaaacgcaagtcgtatcaaatgtagagtgGAATTGCCCAGCAACATTTTTAAGGCATTTCAAAAAAGTTAATTTAGAAATTATAACAAAACTTCTTTTATTTTGCTGATAAACAGCATGAATTTATGATTGCACAATAGCTAcaaattactaaaaataaaataaacataaataaatgtgATCTCATCACTCTCAACTCCTAGCAAGCACCaggaaagtacataatttgtgagtGACAAGTTTGTTTCACACTTCCACCAAGTTATCAATCATTGCTTATCAATGTTCAAAACATTAGATTAGAGAGAGtggctataatttattattttacagacaaattaaTTTTGATACTTTACAAGTGTAAGGCCcgatttcaccaacgactgttaaagttaatgctggaattagtatcacgttatctctttcggtttacatatgaatgaaagagaagacattacattttaacaagctgttaacactaacagacgttggtgaaattgggactaaagtatcaaaattaatttgtttgtaaaataataaattatagccaCATCACACTTAGACGAAGATGGAatgtactataaaatatattgttaaacAATCAGTAACAGCTGTTACTAGAAAGAAGCACTTACAGTGGACAATGCAAAGTACACTTTAGCCATAATATTTCAGTTAACCTTTTAACTATGGACATCCAAAAGTTGTAACATACTTATGGACATGGGGTCTGACAGACCGCTCGTATTTTCATCTGTATTTTATGTGTATTATTTTTGCTTAAATGTCTTAACACACAATTGATTTAGGGAATGTATGGgttaaatattcaaaattctaaattatattgtaaaataaagcATTTTAAGCAAAGAAGTCACTTTTAAGACTATCATTCACCTGTTTTTCGTCACAGGTcaatgacatttttattttttatataagaaacataaattttaaaactttttgcctTTTTATATAAgccatattaaatataaaaattggaatttaaacatataacataaaaattttgtCATAGGGTGAACATGGACAAAATTATTGGTAGTAATTTCACATGGTAAAGGTCactacaaacataataattattatagctcaAATGTACTTCTCTTCTTTAGGCAGTTTCATggattgccaatgtcagagtgtatCAGATAGATTTTGCtctatttaacccatcaatcgtGGAATaatgagacacaatagcttttctattgttatcgcggccgggtCTTCATGAATTAATGTAGGTCTGGTGAAGCAACAAGGGTAtggttacataattatattaatacatatttacaAGTTGATTcacctaaaacaaaaacaagtgtTAGTAGAGACATCACAATCTAATATTGTTAACACGTATGTATGTACACAAAATCTCAATAAAAGGGGTATTTACATAACTTAAAACtgatttaaaattgataggaCAAGGAATGTAATTGGGAAGACAGTCATATAGGGATGATTGGTTACTAGGACAGCAAAAGAAGATGTGATCTAAGGTCTTATCTGATCTAAGATGTGGTCTAAGGTCATCTAAACCACACTCACAAAGAGAATATTATCCCTAACCTGAATTTTAGCAAGAAAAACTGGTGAACAGCAATGCCCAAGTCTAAGACGACAGATTCTCGAGCATAATATTGGTTTGCTACAttctaagtatttaaaaaaaccagGGTCTAACAGGTACA
This genomic window contains:
- the LOC121727749 gene encoding profilin; the protein is MSWQDYVDKQLIASRCVTKAAIAGHDGNVWAKSEGFDISKEEVAKIVAGFENESLLTSGGVTIAGSRYIYLSGTDRIIRAKLGKVGVHCMKTQQAVVISLYEEPIQPQQAASVVEKLGDYLVNCGY